From Halobacillus sp. Marseille-Q1614, the proteins below share one genomic window:
- the gltX gene encoding glutamate--tRNA ligase — MSNEVRVRYAPSPTGHLHIGNARTALFNYLYAKNAGGKFIIRVEDTDAKRNVEGGEQSQLNYLKWLGLEWDEGADIGGEYGPYRQMERLDIYNKYVDELLERGLAYKCYVTEEELEAEREAQMARGEAPKYSGAHRDLTEEQIRQFEEEGRQPSIRLRVPEGKTYTFNDLVRADITFESSDFGDWVIVKKNGTPTYNFAVAVDDHLMKISHVLRGEEHISNTPKQMMVYEAFGWEAPTFGHMTLILNENRKKLSKRDEHILQFIEQYKNLGYLPEALFNFITLLGWSPVGEEEIFTQNQLIDIFDADRLSTSPAIFDAAKLKWMNNQYIKAASLEKVVDLTLPHLIQAGRVLEDMSEEGREWTHELISLYHEQLSYGAEIVELTDLFFKKQIQYDEDAMEVLNGEQVPEVLSVFKDKLGELEEWTPENIKKQIKAVQKETGHKGKKLFMPIRVATTGQTHGPELPNAIRLLGVETINYRLENALEQIQS; from the coding sequence ATGAGTAACGAAGTAAGGGTGCGTTATGCGCCAAGCCCGACTGGTCATCTTCACATCGGAAATGCCCGTACGGCTCTGTTTAACTACCTGTATGCGAAAAATGCAGGCGGCAAGTTTATTATCCGCGTGGAAGATACAGATGCTAAGCGTAATGTGGAAGGCGGAGAACAAAGCCAGCTGAACTATTTGAAGTGGCTCGGCCTTGAGTGGGACGAAGGTGCTGATATTGGCGGCGAGTATGGTCCTTACCGTCAAATGGAGCGTCTTGATATCTATAACAAATATGTCGATGAGCTGTTAGAGCGAGGCCTTGCTTACAAGTGCTACGTTACGGAAGAAGAGCTTGAAGCGGAGCGGGAAGCGCAGATGGCCCGCGGCGAAGCGCCCAAGTATTCAGGAGCTCATCGTGATTTAACCGAAGAACAGATCCGTCAATTTGAAGAAGAAGGACGCCAGCCGAGCATTCGCCTTCGTGTACCTGAAGGAAAAACGTATACCTTTAATGATTTAGTGCGCGCCGATATTACGTTTGAATCTAGCGACTTTGGCGATTGGGTTATCGTTAAGAAGAACGGCACTCCGACTTATAACTTTGCCGTAGCTGTTGATGATCATCTGATGAAGATCAGTCACGTGCTTCGCGGTGAAGAGCATATCTCCAATACGCCGAAGCAGATGATGGTTTATGAAGCGTTCGGATGGGAAGCTCCGACATTTGGTCATATGACTTTAATTTTAAATGAAAATCGTAAAAAGCTTAGCAAACGGGACGAGCATATTCTGCAGTTTATTGAGCAGTACAAAAACCTCGGATATCTGCCGGAAGCGCTCTTTAACTTTATTACGCTGCTTGGCTGGTCTCCAGTCGGCGAGGAAGAGATCTTCACACAGAATCAGCTGATTGATATCTTTGATGCCGACCGTTTATCTACGTCACCGGCTATTTTTGATGCAGCGAAGCTGAAGTGGATGAACAACCAGTATATTAAAGCTGCTTCCCTTGAAAAAGTAGTGGATCTTACACTGCCTCACTTAATTCAGGCGGGCCGCGTTCTTGAAGATATGAGTGAGGAAGGGCGCGAATGGACGCACGAACTGATTTCTCTTTATCATGAGCAACTAAGCTACGGAGCGGAGATCGTTGAGCTGACGGATCTCTTTTTCAAGAAACAGATTCAGTACGATGAAGACGCTATGGAAGTGCTGAACGGCGAGCAGGTTCCTGAGGTGCTTTCTGTGTTTAAGGACAAGCTTGGCGAGTTAGAGGAGTGGACTCCTGAAAACATTAAGAAACAGATTAAAGCTGTCCAAAAAGAAACCGGGCATAAAGGCAAAAAACTGTTTATGCCAATTCGAGTAGCGACAACAGGCCAGACACATGGACCGGAACTTCCGAATGCGATTCGTCTACTCGGAGTGGAAACGATTAATTACCGGCTTGAAAATGCTTTAGAACAAATCCAAAGCTAA